One genomic region from Candidatus Chlorobium masyuteum encodes:
- a CDS encoding D-sedoheptulose-7-phosphate isomerase has translation MPSDCRCSDGMCDRTRYDEVVLDTMLYSARLMESVARQNSAVIVAMARMIAGTFEEGGKVLLCGNGGSAADAQHLATELTIRYRSSVERPALPAISLTTDSSALTAGANDLGYDAVFARLVEAYGREGDILLGLSTSGNSRSVVNALDYANKNGMKTLALLGGDGGVLKGMADLEVIVPHSGSADRVQESHIAIGHVIIDLVERLLGYCRS, from the coding sequence ATGCCGAGTGACTGCAGGTGTTCCGACGGGATGTGTGATCGAACCCGCTACGATGAGGTGGTGCTTGACACCATGCTCTACAGTGCGCGCCTGATGGAGAGTGTTGCGCGCCAGAACAGTGCGGTTATTGTTGCCATGGCGCGTATGATTGCCGGAACGTTTGAGGAGGGGGGCAAGGTACTGCTGTGCGGCAACGGCGGCAGCGCGGCCGATGCCCAGCATCTTGCGACAGAACTCACCATACGCTACCGCAGCAGCGTTGAGCGACCGGCACTTCCGGCCATCTCGCTGACTACCGATAGCTCAGCCCTGACGGCAGGTGCCAATGACCTTGGTTACGATGCGGTGTTTGCCCGGCTTGTTGAAGCCTACGGGCGAGAAGGGGATATTCTCCTGGGACTCTCAACCAGCGGCAACAGCAGAAGTGTTGTCAATGCACTTGACTATGCAAACAAGAACGGGATGAAGACCCTTGCCCTGCTTGGCGGAGACGGAGGAGTGTTGAAAGGGATGGCCGATCTTGAGGTTATTGTTCCCCATTCAGGCAGTGCCGACCGGGTGCAGGAGTCTCATATCGCCATCGGTCATGTTATTATCGATCTTGTGGAACGGCTGCTTGGATACTGCCGTTCATAG
- the ribH gene encoding 6,7-dimethyl-8-ribityllumazine synthase, translating into MQIKQVEGALSAKDSRFAVVVSRFNDFIGQKLVEGALDCIRRHGGSEENITIYRCPGAFELPMVAKKVAVTGNYDAIIALGAIIRGSTPHFDVIAAEATKGIAQASLETGVPIAFGVLTTENLEQAIERAGTKAGNKGFDAAMTAIEMVNLYRNI; encoded by the coding sequence ATGCAGATTAAACAGGTTGAAGGTGCACTGAGTGCAAAGGATTCACGGTTCGCAGTAGTTGTTTCCCGCTTTAACGATTTTATTGGTCAGAAGCTTGTTGAGGGTGCTCTGGACTGCATTCGCCGCCACGGAGGATCGGAGGAGAACATCACCATCTACCGCTGTCCCGGCGCTTTTGAGCTGCCGATGGTTGCCAAAAAGGTTGCGGTGACGGGTAACTATGACGCCATTATCGCCCTTGGGGCCATAATCAGAGGCTCTACTCCCCATTTTGATGTTATTGCCGCTGAAGCGACCAAGGGGATTGCCCAGGCCTCTCTTGAGACAGGGGTTCCGATTGCATTCGGTGTTCTGACTACGGAAAACCTTGAGCAGGCAATTGAGCGGGCTGGTACGAAAGCCGGCAACAAGGGGTTTGATGCAGCCATGACGGCGATCGAAATGGTGAACCTCTATCGCAACATATAA
- a CDS encoding lysophospholipid acyltransferase family protein yields MNFRTLIFFLILVPIMFIGMTIYLFVNLIDRSGDSFYRLAAWWGRFSAKLFGISVEVIGRENYSSDQNYLLVSNHAGMADIPLILGNIAINLRFLAKEELGKIPIFGWTLKLAGYVMIKRGQNRDALKSLLAASNVLKKGRSVHIFPEGTRSFDGKLLPFKRGAFLVAEKGGAPVLPVTIIGSHLITPKKSLKINKGKIRIIIAPPIPPSQFQSVEELKNTCAGIIGSNLEKYSYN; encoded by the coding sequence ATGAACTTCAGAACCCTGATTTTTTTTCTCATCCTGGTGCCGATCATGTTTATCGGGATGACCATCTACCTCTTTGTCAACCTCATTGACAGGAGCGGTGACAGTTTTTACCGGCTGGCTGCATGGTGGGGGCGTTTCAGTGCAAAACTCTTCGGAATTTCAGTCGAGGTTATCGGCCGGGAAAACTACAGCTCCGATCAGAACTATCTGCTTGTCAGCAATCATGCGGGGATGGCTGATATTCCACTCATCCTCGGCAACATTGCTATCAACCTCCGCTTTCTGGCAAAAGAGGAGCTTGGCAAAATTCCGATCTTTGGATGGACGCTCAAGCTGGCAGGTTATGTCATGATTAAACGGGGGCAGAACAGGGATGCTCTGAAAAGCCTTCTTGCGGCATCAAACGTCCTCAAAAAAGGGCGCTCCGTCCATATCTTCCCCGAAGGTACCCGCTCATTCGACGGCAAACTGCTCCCCTTCAAACGGGGAGCTTTTCTTGTTGCTGAAAAGGGTGGGGCTCCGGTTCTGCCGGTCACGATTATCGGCAGCCATCTGATTACACCGAAAAAAAGCCTTAAAATCAACAAGGGAAAAATCAGAATCATCATCGCCCCGCCAATTCCGCCATCACAGTTCCAGAGCGTTGAAGAGCTCAAAAACACCTGTGCCGGTATCATCGGAAGCAATCTCGAGAAGTACAGCTATAACTAA